In a genomic window of Candidatus Woesearchaeota archaeon:
- a CDS encoding DUF302 domain-containing protein, which produces MNIKMKYGIKKEVEYDFEKAVEKSVEELGKEGFGILTQIDVKATLKKKLDVEFEDYIILGACNPPFAYKSLIAEIDLGLLLPCNVIVYRKEGKTFVNAIRPSIAMSFVDNKELENIAKEIETKLQKVIDSI; this is translated from the coding sequence ATGAATATTAAAATGAAATACGGAATTAAAAAGGAAGTTGAATATGATTTTGAGAAGGCAGTAGAGAAATCTGTTGAAGAATTAGGAAAAGAAGGATTTGGTATATTAACTCAGATTGATGTAAAAGCTACCCTTAAGAAAAAACTTGATGTTGAATTCGAGGATTATATTATTTTAGGAGCATGTAATCCTCCTTTTGCATATAAGTCTTTAATTGCTGAGATAGATTTAGGTTTATTATTACCTTGTAATGTTATTGTATATAGAAAAGAAGGAAAAACTTTTGTTAATGCTATTAGACCTAGTATTGCTATGTCCTTTGTCGATAATAAAGAATTAGAAAATATAGCAAAAGAGATTGAGACTAAACTACAAAAAGTAATTGATAGTATCTGA
- a CDS encoding SHOCT domain-containing protein, which produces MHPDEAHKVMDEMMGGGMMYSNNLNDEYNTNYGGSNMMDGYGYSNLFGFGLFEMGFIMILFWGLVIWFIYFVIKSTTGNQNNSKHKVEDSLDIAKKRFAKGEITKKEFEEIKKELK; this is translated from the coding sequence ATGCATCCTGATGAAGCTCATAAAGTAATGGATGAGATGATGGGTGGAGGTATGATGTATTCAAATAATTTAAATGATGAATATAATACAAACTATGGAGGTAGTAATATGATGGATGGATATGGTTATTCGAATCTTTTTGGATTTGGTTTATTTGAGATGGGTTTTATAATGATTTTATTTTGGGGTCTAGTGATTTGGTTCATATATTTTGTAATTAAATCTACGACAGGAAATCAAAATAATTCAAAACATAAAGTTGAAGATTCCTTAGATATTGCAAAGAAAAGGTTTGCAAAAGGTGAAATCACTAAAAAAGAATTTGAAGAGATTAAAAAGGAGTTAAAATAA